Genomic segment of Streptomyces sp. NBC_01210:
GGCTCCGTGGTTCGGGCAGGTGCGGCTTATTCCCCGTGACGGCATCGAGCACCGCGCCGATGAGGTCTCCGTCCTCCGCGGCGGCCTTCAGCATGACGTGCAGATGACCGCCGAGCCGGGGGTTGACCTCGATCAGCTGGAAGCCCTGCGGCGTGTGCACAAATTCGATGTGAAAGGCGGGCCACATGCCCTCCCACAGGGCGGCGATGTCAGCAGACCAGCTCTCCAGGTCGGCTCGCTGCTCCGGGCTGATCCGGGACGGTATCAGGGACCCGGTCTCGCCGTAGTTGGCCGCCTGGCGCCGGCGATCTGCGGCGAGGAACACGGTCCCCCGGCTGCCGTGGATGACGTCGACGGCGAGATAGGCGGCGTACCAGTCGGGCTGTTCACCGAAGGGCAGGTGCTCGTGAAACTCCTCGGCGTAGAACTCGCCCGACGTCAGGTCCAGTTCGCGGTCGGCTGCGGCCTCCTTCCAGGACGGCAGGTCGCGGACGACCATAACGTCTCGGCTGGAGACGCCCCGGCGTGGTTTGACGACCAAGACATCGACTTCCTGGAGGGCCGCGGCGACATCGTCGTCCGAGGTGAGCTCCCAGGTCCGGGTGTGTGACAGTCCGTGCTCGTTGAGCAGCACGCGCATGTCGTACTTGTCCTGAGGTTTCGGGGCGCCGGCGTTCCGCAGCCGGACAGTCGCCGCCATACATTCGTAGGCGTACAACTCGTCGAAGGTGAGGATGGTGCCGAGCCCGAGCCGACGGCCGGTGGCCACCAGGTCGTCGTCAGTCTCCTCCCAGCGGACGCCCACCGAGGCGGCCAGGGCGGTGATCTCGGGCGCCGAGACGGCAACGGCGTCGGGTACGAGGACGGTCAGCTTCCGGTCCCGGGCCTGAGCGAACAGGTCGGCGAAGGGGACCGACGGCGTGGTGCCCACCAGGATCGCGATGCACGGGTCGGTCGGGGAGTCTGTCCCGGTCACAGTGCCACCCCCGCTCGGAGGGAGTTGATGACAGCGGCGGCGAGGGCTGAGTCGGGGCGGTACTTGATCCCGAGCCGGATACTGCCATCGACCCGGTCGGCGACACAGCGCAAATGGTACGGAGTGGTCGCGTCAGGTGAGGACTGAGGGCCGAAGTCCACGTCGACGGGCAGGCAGTCGCCTACCGGGGCGTACAGAGTGCTGCGCAGCGAGCCGCGGTAGTTGAGGTACAGCGCTGCAGGAGCAGTAAGCAGAGCCGTGGAGGAGTCCCCGGTCACGTACGCCGTGTTGTCCGTTTCGAACGACTCCAGCGCCCGGGCGGCGTCGGGCACCGTCCAGTCGGCGCCCGAGGGCAGTTCCACCCGCCTGAGCTGCGAGAACCAACCCACGGTGGTGGCCAGGGAGGGCCAGCCTCGGATCGGATCCCGGCCATGCCAGGTCATGTCCAGGCTGTGGGCGCGCGGATCGTCCATTTCTCGGACCGCGCGGCTCATCGCCGCGAGGAGGGCGGGAGCGATCTGCCGGGAGCTGAGGTCACCGGCCTGCACGTGGAGGGTGGTGTGCCGCAGCCCGCCCACGGGGAACGCCGTCTCCTCGCCGTATGAAGTCCGGGGCACGGAGCTCGGTCGCTCGTCCGTCTCTTCGGCGAGCCGGGCGAGCCACGATACGTAGTTGTCCTCGGCCGGGGCCGCGTCGGACGGGTCGTGCAGGGCGGCGACCAGATCGTGCTGAAGCACATCCGCGCTGTGGCCGTCGGCGCACAGGTGGTGGAAGAGCAGGGTCAGCGCGACGGGAGTGCTGTCGTCCTCCCAGACAAGTGCCGTAGACACCTCGCCTCGGGCGATGTTGAAGAGTGTTCCCAGGCCACGGACGGTGGCATCGACAGGGGCGTGGTCATCGTGCCCCTTTACCGGCACGGCGACGACGGGGATGGCGCGCCGGGCGGCAGGCCGCACGGACTGGGTCCATCTGCCGTCGGAGAATGAGAACGCGGCGGTGAGCGCGGGGTGGGCGACGGCCAGGGCCCGCACCGCGTGTTTCACCCGATCGCGGGTGGCGTGCTCGCAGAGCCGAACGGTGAGGTGGTCGTTGTGCCAGTCGCGGGTGTCGCCGTCAGCCATAACTGTGTACAACTGCATGGATGTCAGGGGCAGTTGC
This window contains:
- a CDS encoding ATP-grasp domain-containing protein, with protein sequence MTGTDSPTDPCIAILVGTTPSVPFADLFAQARDRKLTVLVPDAVAVSAPEITALAASVGVRWEETDDDLVATGRRLGLGTILTFDELYAYECMAATVRLRNAGAPKPQDKYDMRVLLNEHGLSHTRTWELTSDDDVAAALQEVDVLVVKPRRGVSSRDVMVVRDLPSWKEAAADRELDLTSGEFYAEEFHEHLPFGEQPDWYAAYLAVDVIHGSRGTVFLAADRRRQAANYGETGSLIPSRISPEQRADLESWSADIAALWEGMWPAFHIEFVHTPQGFQLIEVNPRLGGHLHVMLKAAAEDGDLIGAVLDAVTGNKPHLPEPRSHTSYILIHPPEGALTVDSPPDYRRLLREHPGVTVARRRRAGTRFDPRNGTLNALCELLVAAPDTPALRTAIDRSHAHVISSARFSDGTLA
- a CDS encoding phosphopantetheine-binding protein, coding for MSVQQVDNTVGDIVVAHWLAALEYDDPEPDDDWFDFGGDSLGAVQLLSRLEREGLVADIADFFRAPTLASLVRLAGTSSPAEPEAATTAGSGSCDTSAFSQLPLTSMQLYTVMADGDTRDWHNDHLTVRLCEHATRDRVKHAVRALAVAHPALTAAFSFSDGRWTQSVRPAARRAIPVVAVPVKGHDDHAPVDATVRGLGTLFNIARGEVSTALVWEDDSTPVALTLLFHHLCADGHSADVLQHDLVAALHDPSDAAPAEDNYVSWLARLAEETDERPSSVPRTSYGEETAFPVGGLRHTTLHVQAGDLSSRQIAPALLAAMSRAVREMDDPRAHSLDMTWHGRDPIRGWPSLATTVGWFSQLRRVELPSGADWTVPDAARALESFETDNTAYVTGDSSTALLTAPAALYLNYRGSLRSTLYAPVGDCLPVDVDFGPQSSPDATTPYHLRCVADRVDGSIRLGIKYRPDSALAAAVINSLRAGVAL